The proteins below come from a single Hemibagrus wyckioides isolate EC202008001 linkage group LG22, SWU_Hwy_1.0, whole genome shotgun sequence genomic window:
- the zfand5a gene encoding AN1-type zinc finger protein 5a, with amino-acid sequence MAQETNQSPVPILCTMGCGFYGNPRNNGMCSVCYKEHLSRQQSSDRSPVSPLAGSPSSETTAMQRLEGSLNKAEATCAESTSEGMSAAASLPVTQQMTEMSISREEKSPSPTPSNAEAVVSQPTSSCLPLSDVANSPDSGKPKKNRCFTCRKRVGLTGFDCRCGQLFCGIHRYSDKHNCTYNYKAEAAAKIRKENPVVVADKIQRI; translated from the exons ATGGCCCAGGAGACCAATCAGAGCCCGGTTCCCATCCTGTGCACCATGGGCTGTGGTTTCTACGGCAACCCTAGGAACAATGGCATGTGCTCTGTGTGCTACAAGGAGCACCTGAGTCGACAGCAGAGCAGCGATCGCAGCCCAGTGAGCCCTCTGG CGGGCAGTCCTTCATCGGAGACGACGGCCATGCAGAGACTAGAAGGAAGCCTAAACAAAGCGGAGGCGACCTGCGCAGAATCGACGTCAGA AGGCATGTCCGCCGCAGCCTCCCTGCCTGTCACGCAACAGATGACGGAGATGAGCATTTCCAGAGAGGAGAAGAGCCCATCTCCTACACCGAGCAATGCGGAAGCAG TCGTTAGCCAGCCAACTTCCTCCTGCTTGCCTCTCAGCGACGTGGCCAATAGTCCAGACTCGGGCAAACCCAAAAAGAACCGCTGCTTCACCTGCCGCAAGAGGGTCGGCCTCACAG GTTTCGACTGCAGATGCGGTCAGCTCTTCTGCGGCATCCACCGCTACTCGGACAAGCACAACTGCACGTACAACTACAAAGCCGAGGCGGCCGCCAAAATCCGCAAAGAAAACCCCGTGGTGGTGGCCGACAAGATCCAGAGAATATAA